The following proteins come from a genomic window of Labilithrix sp.:
- a CDS encoding SDR family oxidoreductase: MKNGLRTWDGATVVITGAASGFGRAFAETLAKRGANLVLSDIQRAKLEDTVTAIEEAGGKARGVVLDVRDKGACADLVENAFALEGRLDYVFANAGIGVFGETHLLEDKEWDAVIDVNVWGVVHVVRPAYRKMVAQGFGHIVNTASLAGLVQSPFLAPYALTKHAVVGLSKTMRVEAASKGVRVSALCPGAVRTPILSESQLGGSIYDITAERMLAWWKRIGPIMELEDFTREALAAIEKNEGIIVLPRRNVGLHKLLSLLPQAAGEKIAQKIYEDSLRHFPELARGRAATIVRDATTARAPRAVQASESS, encoded by the coding sequence ATGAAGAACGGACTGAGGACATGGGACGGAGCGACGGTCGTGATCACGGGAGCGGCGTCGGGCTTCGGCCGCGCGTTCGCGGAGACGCTCGCCAAGCGCGGCGCGAACCTCGTGCTCTCCGACATCCAGCGCGCGAAGCTCGAGGACACCGTCACCGCGATCGAGGAGGCCGGCGGCAAGGCGCGCGGCGTCGTCCTCGACGTGCGCGACAAGGGCGCGTGCGCCGACCTCGTCGAGAACGCCTTCGCGCTCGAGGGGCGGCTCGACTACGTCTTCGCGAACGCGGGCATCGGCGTCTTCGGCGAGACGCACCTGCTCGAGGACAAGGAGTGGGACGCCGTCATCGACGTGAACGTCTGGGGCGTCGTCCACGTCGTGCGCCCCGCGTACCGCAAGATGGTGGCGCAGGGCTTCGGCCACATCGTGAACACGGCGTCGCTCGCGGGGCTCGTGCAGTCGCCGTTCCTCGCGCCGTACGCGCTGACGAAACACGCCGTCGTCGGCCTCTCGAAGACGATGCGGGTGGAGGCGGCGTCGAAGGGCGTCCGCGTCAGCGCGCTCTGCCCCGGCGCCGTGCGGACGCCGATCCTCAGCGAGAGCCAGCTCGGCGGCTCGATCTACGACATCACCGCGGAGCGCATGCTCGCGTGGTGGAAGCGCATCGGCCCGATCATGGAGCTCGAGGACTTCACGCGCGAAGCCCTCGCGGCGATCGAGAAGAACGAGGGCATCATCGTCCTCCCGCGCCGCAACGTCGGCCTCCACAAGCTTCTCAGCCTCCTCCCGCAAGCGGCGGGCGAGAAGATCGCGCAGAAGATCTACGAAGACTCGCTCCGCCACTTCCCGGAGCTCGCCCGCGGCCGCGCCGCCACGATCGTCCGCGACGCGACGACCGCCCGCGCTCCGCGCGCCGTCCAAGCCTCGGAGTCCTCGTAG
- a CDS encoding DUF885 domain-containing protein translates to MRRAVLVLLVASACSSRPARDATASDAARSLHALFNADWEFTMREHPTWASSLGDHRYGDRWDDVSLAAEARRDQYEDMALAEIEKIPRAALGREDALSWDLFRHRYAVAVEGREYRQHLLPINQRGGIQTADELADALPFKTDKDFADWNARLRSFPAYMDQTIELLAAGVKEGIVHPRVVMERVTGQIEKQIVADPKKSPFFAPYKDHAGPAARAAEAEALVESAVVPAFVKLKAFWTETYLPACKPDVGAWQLPKAPARYAYLARLHTTTKLTPDEIHAIGLREVARIRGEMEAAKARAGFTGTTKELFTFLRSDPRFFYADGDELLAAYRQLGQRIDPLLPRVFSRLPKTPYTVQPVPDNVAPDTTTAYYREPAADGSRPGTYFVNLYKPESRPKWEMVALSLHESVPGHHLQIALATEQANIPPFRRHGGYNAFVEGWALYAESLGDELGLYDDPWSKIGQLTYEMWRAVRLVVDTGIHHLKWDRQRAIDFFLENAPKAELDVVNEVDRYIAWPGQALAYKIGELKIKELRKKTKLDEKAFHEAVLGEGPLPLDVLEQEMKRKEPR, encoded by the coding sequence ATGCGCCGCGCCGTCCTCGTCCTCCTCGTCGCCAGCGCGTGCTCGTCGCGTCCGGCGCGTGACGCGACCGCGAGCGACGCGGCGCGCTCGCTCCACGCGCTCTTCAACGCCGACTGGGAATTCACGATGCGGGAGCATCCGACGTGGGCCTCGAGCCTCGGCGACCATCGCTACGGCGATCGCTGGGACGACGTGAGCCTCGCGGCAGAGGCGCGCCGCGACCAATACGAAGACATGGCGCTCGCGGAGATCGAGAAGATCCCGCGCGCCGCGCTCGGGCGCGAGGACGCGCTGTCGTGGGACCTCTTCCGCCATCGCTACGCCGTCGCGGTCGAGGGTCGCGAGTACCGCCAGCACCTCCTCCCCATCAACCAGCGCGGAGGGATCCAGACCGCCGACGAGCTCGCGGACGCGCTGCCGTTCAAGACGGACAAGGACTTCGCCGACTGGAACGCGCGCCTCCGCTCGTTCCCGGCGTACATGGACCAGACGATCGAGCTCCTCGCCGCCGGCGTGAAGGAAGGCATCGTCCACCCGCGCGTCGTGATGGAGCGCGTGACGGGCCAGATCGAGAAGCAGATCGTCGCCGATCCGAAGAAGAGCCCGTTCTTTGCACCTTACAAGGACCACGCGGGCCCCGCCGCGCGCGCGGCGGAGGCGGAGGCGCTCGTAGAGAGCGCGGTCGTCCCCGCCTTCGTGAAGCTGAAGGCGTTCTGGACGGAGACGTACCTGCCCGCGTGCAAGCCCGACGTCGGCGCGTGGCAGCTGCCGAAGGCGCCGGCGCGCTACGCGTACCTCGCGCGGCTCCACACGACGACGAAGCTCACGCCGGACGAGATCCACGCGATCGGCCTCCGCGAGGTCGCGCGCATCCGCGGCGAGATGGAGGCGGCGAAGGCGCGCGCGGGCTTCACCGGCACGACGAAGGAGCTCTTCACGTTCCTCCGGAGCGACCCGCGCTTCTTCTACGCCGACGGCGACGAGCTCCTCGCCGCCTACCGGCAGCTCGGGCAGCGCATCGATCCCCTCCTCCCGCGCGTGTTCTCGCGCCTCCCGAAGACGCCGTACACGGTGCAGCCGGTGCCGGACAACGTCGCGCCCGACACGACGACGGCGTACTACCGCGAGCCGGCCGCGGACGGCTCGCGGCCCGGCACCTACTTCGTGAACCTCTACAAGCCGGAGTCGCGGCCGAAATGGGAGATGGTCGCGCTCTCGCTCCACGAGTCGGTGCCGGGGCATCACCTCCAGATCGCGCTCGCGACCGAGCAGGCGAACATCCCGCCGTTCCGGCGCCACGGCGGCTACAACGCGTTCGTCGAGGGGTGGGCGCTCTACGCGGAGAGCCTCGGCGACGAGCTCGGGCTCTACGACGATCCCTGGTCGAAGATCGGGCAGCTCACCTACGAGATGTGGCGCGCGGTGCGGCTCGTCGTCGACACCGGCATCCATCACCTGAAATGGGATCGCCAGCGCGCGATCGACTTCTTCCTCGAGAACGCGCCGAAGGCGGAGCTCGACGTCGTGAACGAGGTCGACCGCTACATCGCGTGGCCGGGGCAGGCGCTCGCGTACAAGATCGGCGAGCTGAAGATCAAGGAGCTGCGCAAGAAGACGAAGCTCGACGAAAAGGCGTTCCACGAGGCGGTCCTCGGCGAAGGACCGCTTCCGCTCGACGTGCTCGAGCAAGAGATGAAGAGGAAGGAGCCGCGATGA
- a CDS encoding 2-dehydropantoate 2-reductase, giving the protein MSDVLAASRFLVVGAGGIGGVITASLSEIGHDVTAVTTNQAIHDAVVDRGMKVVGEGAPRSVKAKVSLGVAPLIERGEKFDYVLLATQPPQVEEAARQALPLLGDDGAMVCLQNGLCERRIAKIAGDDRVIGAVVGWGATMPEPGLYEKTAAGGFTLGYPAGEPFGSDHDDLVAALEAVGPVETTQNLPGKRWSKLAINCAISALGTVGGDRLGALMQHRIVRRLALEIMTETVHVARKENVRLEKVSGTLDLNWIALTEEEAHAAGSPSLVAKHTLLLAVGLRYRRMKSSMLSAIERGRTPAVDFLNGEVALQGKRHGVSTPVNTTMRDTVWAIADGKKTPGVDLLREVYEATGPHGA; this is encoded by the coding sequence ATGTCGGACGTACTCGCAGCCTCTCGTTTCCTCGTCGTCGGCGCCGGTGGCATCGGCGGCGTCATCACCGCGTCGCTCTCGGAGATCGGTCACGACGTGACCGCGGTCACGACCAACCAGGCGATCCACGACGCGGTGGTCGATCGCGGGATGAAGGTCGTCGGCGAAGGCGCGCCGCGCAGCGTGAAGGCGAAGGTCTCGCTCGGCGTCGCGCCGCTCATCGAGCGCGGCGAGAAGTTCGACTACGTGCTCCTCGCGACGCAGCCGCCGCAGGTCGAAGAGGCCGCGCGGCAAGCGCTCCCGCTCCTCGGCGACGACGGCGCGATGGTCTGCCTCCAGAACGGCCTCTGCGAGCGGCGCATCGCGAAGATCGCGGGCGACGATCGCGTCATCGGCGCCGTCGTCGGCTGGGGCGCGACGATGCCGGAGCCGGGGCTCTACGAGAAGACGGCGGCGGGCGGCTTCACGCTCGGCTACCCGGCCGGCGAGCCCTTCGGCTCCGATCACGACGACCTCGTCGCCGCGCTCGAGGCGGTGGGGCCGGTCGAGACGACGCAGAACCTCCCCGGCAAGCGCTGGAGCAAGCTCGCGATCAACTGCGCCATCTCCGCGCTCGGCACCGTCGGCGGCGACCGCCTCGGCGCGCTGATGCAGCACCGCATCGTGCGGCGCCTCGCGCTCGAGATCATGACCGAGACCGTGCATGTTGCACGCAAGGAGAACGTGCGCCTCGAGAAGGTGTCCGGCACGCTCGACCTCAACTGGATCGCGCTCACGGAGGAGGAGGCGCACGCGGCGGGCTCGCCGAGCCTCGTCGCGAAGCACACGCTGCTCCTCGCGGTCGGCCTCCGCTACCGCCGCATGAAGAGCTCGATGCTCTCCGCGATCGAGCGCGGCCGCACCCCCGCGGTCGACTTCCTCAACGGCGAGGTCGCCCTCCAAGGGAAGCGCCACGGCGTCTCCACCCCCGTGAACACGACGATGCGCGACACGGTGTGGGCGATCGCGGACGGCAAGAAGACCCCGGGCGTCGACCTCCTGCGCGAGGTCTACGAAGCGACCGGCCCGCACGGAGCCTGA
- a CDS encoding histidine phosphatase family protein: MDVYLLRTSLVDEGAAFLSAEGRRMIRALGHKLKMTEEPSFDRFVVSPEPAAVQTAELFADRTDYVGVVETLPLLVGSTPAEVIVPLLSARGSSIVVVADEPILGTIGAFLVGRPTFPPAVPGQVSFVRDRTPEWLLRPGEIGRQVLLVA, encoded by the coding sequence ATGGACGTCTATCTCCTCCGCACCTCGCTCGTCGACGAAGGCGCCGCGTTCCTCTCGGCGGAGGGCCGGCGCATGATCCGCGCGCTCGGCCACAAGCTGAAGATGACGGAGGAGCCCTCGTTCGATCGCTTCGTCGTGTCGCCGGAGCCCGCCGCGGTGCAGACCGCGGAGCTCTTCGCCGATCGCACCGACTACGTCGGCGTCGTGGAGACGCTGCCGCTCCTCGTCGGGAGCACGCCGGCGGAGGTGATCGTCCCGCTCCTCTCCGCGCGCGGTTCCTCCATCGTCGTCGTCGCGGACGAGCCGATCCTCGGGACGATCGGCGCCTTCCTCGTCGGTCGCCCCACCTTCCCGCCGGCCGTGCCGGGACAGGTCTCCTTCGTGCGAGACCGTACTCCGGAGTGGCTGCTCCGCCCCGGCGAGATCGGCCGTCAGGTTCTGCTCGTCGCCTGA
- a CDS encoding diacylglycerol kinase family lipid kinase, whose protein sequence is MKPLLVVNPRSGGGTTARTFAAMRGTIERALGACEVAMTEHPGHGIDLARQGAIAGHPLVVAVGGDGTIHEVVNGLMQARSSDYGTKAAETALGVIGQGTGGDFRKTLGTEHRLDRYVEAIASGKQRAIDVGKFSGGGKTSHWFVNILSAGMGGLVDRYVASAPRALGGKAAYFGASLKALFNAELGHVRVTITNDGKSEEHLVRSFMIAICNGRYFGGGMKVAPMAEIDDGVLELVALGATSKIGFALTSGSIYSGDHVNQAGTVHLRGQKMKLELVNTSASDVYLLDVDGEPMGGLPLEVEVVPKALTLRA, encoded by the coding sequence GTGAAGCCGCTCCTCGTCGTCAACCCGCGCTCGGGCGGCGGCACGACCGCGCGCACCTTCGCGGCGATGCGCGGCACGATCGAGCGCGCGCTCGGGGCGTGCGAGGTCGCGATGACGGAGCACCCCGGCCACGGCATCGACCTCGCGCGGCAAGGCGCGATCGCGGGGCACCCGCTCGTCGTCGCGGTCGGCGGCGACGGCACGATCCACGAGGTCGTGAACGGCCTCATGCAGGCGCGCTCGTCCGACTACGGGACGAAGGCGGCGGAGACGGCGCTCGGCGTCATCGGTCAGGGCACCGGCGGCGACTTCCGCAAGACGCTCGGCACCGAGCACCGGCTCGATCGCTACGTCGAGGCGATCGCGAGCGGGAAGCAGCGCGCGATCGACGTCGGCAAGTTCAGCGGCGGCGGCAAGACGAGCCACTGGTTCGTGAACATCCTCTCTGCCGGCATGGGCGGCCTCGTCGACCGCTACGTCGCGAGCGCGCCGCGCGCGCTCGGCGGCAAGGCGGCGTACTTCGGCGCGTCGCTGAAGGCGCTCTTCAACGCCGAGCTCGGGCACGTGCGCGTCACGATCACGAACGACGGCAAGAGCGAGGAGCACCTCGTTCGCTCCTTCATGATCGCGATCTGCAACGGCCGCTACTTCGGCGGCGGGATGAAGGTCGCGCCGATGGCGGAGATCGACGACGGCGTCCTCGAGCTCGTCGCGCTCGGCGCCACCTCGAAGATCGGCTTCGCCCTCACCTCCGGCAGCATCTACTCCGGCGATCACGTCAACCAGGCCGGCACGGTCCACCTCCGCGGGCAGAAGATGAAGCTCGAGCTCGTGAACACGAGCGCGTCGGACGTCTACCTCCTCGACGTCGACGGCGAGCCGATGGGCGGGCTGCCGCTCGAGGTCGAGGTCGTGCCGAAGGCGCTGACGCTGCGGGCCTGA